The Vigna angularis cultivar LongXiaoDou No.4 chromosome 6, ASM1680809v1, whole genome shotgun sequence genome contains the following window.
tgagtcaaggacccaaggtccaagggagtgagttagaccaacaaaaggtgtacctgtacgtgcaacagatgcagatgtagtggaaccagagtgctgatgatcctcataccatctgagaaattcgttaaagattgcaggtttgtctacgatattagatgaagtaggatggtctgcagacggtgatcggggaggtggatcagaatttgccactgctacaggtcgaggaggacgtccatggagagcataacatctatcaatcttgtggcctaacttgcctcaatggtcacattttggacgtcctttacttggCTTGCGAGACCGACTTCGATATTCACGTTGAGCAGCCATAACAGAGGAATCATCAGTACGaggagatgtctcagtgacgggtttgctcggtatacgcaaaagagcagaacaagtagaagtaaagttgggtatgacaggagaacccaaaatctgatcacgaacatgagaaacatcatcagagagtccgtataatgccaacaacatgaagaactttgatcgttgttccaattcttcagcaggagtggaagcaggaggtaatatatcattaaagtcatgaagaagggcatgaattttacccaaatattctgccatgggaccaggattgcgcggaccaataacagttaataggtcctgacaaacaccataaagacgctgagtgtcatttgtgtataacaacttcgcttgtgcccatacttctgaacatgtctcataggatcgaaacatttgcttcagtgaggagtgaatggtggactttataacaatgcataactgagcatcaattttcatccagcgggaagtgtcatctatgagagcagtagtcacattttgagtaagatgatctaagtacccctgactcttcaaccaaagtttgatgtcagACGCCCAGgttgcataatttgtgccatctaacttgtcaatggacaagtgtacattcacataattagtatatattgagggatcagaagatgagccaccaatagaggtgtttgtagacgaggaagacgccatggagagggagaaaccctaaaaattcaaagtgctctgattgacgcaacgaccacagatccagaaagagggcgaggaggcgatcacggcggtgctgatcggcGGCGGAAAGCTCCGGCGACGCGGCGGCATGCGCGGCGGCAACGGCGActcttgcggcggcgcgtggaggcgcgtgagagCTCCGATCGCGGCGATCTTCGTGCGACagtggtcgcccggccgagacgctTCTGATGGTGTGGTCGCAAGTCGATTCTGGAGCTCCAGCGGCGGCGGCGGGGGCGACGGCAGCGGCGGCGACGCGACAACAGCAGCAGTGATGggtgccggagaccgtggagttgactggatctattcctgtgctctagataccatatgagaaataaagaagattgggagaaaatatcccttatgtgtttagactacacatagggtagtttatttatattgtaagatatgggccaatgcccttaatacagaatagactaagcccaaataacagaaacacacatcttaacatctaacagaGACGATTGATTGCACCAGTAGGACCAACCTTAATAGCATAAACCCATCTACAACCAGCAGACTTCTTACCAAGAAGCAGACTTCTTACCAAGAGGAAGAGGAACAAGGTCCCAAGTGCCATTGTGTTCAAGTGcctgcatttcatcaatcatggcttgtcgccatctaGGATGACCAAGTGCCTCATGAACATTATTAGGAACCTTAATGgaagataaggaagaaacaaaggagaaatatgGAGGAAGCAAACGATGAtaactcaaaaaattataaacaggatAAGGATTACGAGTAGAGTGAATACCTTtccggagggcaataggccaatTATTATCTGAGTCAAGAGAGGGTGAAGAGGATGAAGGATCGATGGTTTGGGAATCTGATGAAGGAGGATctgagtctcgaggatcttcAGTGTTTGGAGTTTGAGATTGTGTCCGACGCTGATATGTgagaagaggtggaggaacaatgtcatttacattttgagtttgaggtaaagAAGCAGAAGTAACCAAGGGATCACATGATGGTAgaggaaacatttgttgaacaaaTGAACGATCCTCCATGGAGGACAAGAAAAAAGGTGTAtcttcaaagaatgtgacatcagcAGACATATAATACCTCTTGGTtgagggagaataacatttataccctttTTGAAGACGGAAGTATCCCAAAAAGACACTTAATAGCTTTTGCAGAGAGTTTATCAAGACTTGGagaaacattatgaacaaaaaaAGTACACCCAAATATACGAGGAGAGACATGGTAAAGAGGgtcatttggaaaaatgataGAGTGAGGGATTTTATTctcaagagaggaagaaggcatcctattgatTAGAAAACAGGCAGTAagaactgcatcaccccaaTGATGAACAGGAACATTAGTATTCAACATCAGGGAGCGTGCAATTTCATTGAGATGTCTATTATTTTTCTCtgcaatgccattttgttgtggagtgtggGGACATGTTGACTGGTGTAAAATTCATTGGGAAGataagaataaagaaaatgCTGCAGAAAagtattccttagcattatcacttctgaggattttaattgtcttcccaaattggttcttaaGAAAAAGACACAAATATTGCcaaaagttcagatctctctttcattaaataaacccaagtacatcgagaaaattcatcaataaaggttacaaaataattaaaaccaaaagaagtaaCACGACTTGGTCTCCAAATATCAGAGTGAATAGTTGAAAAGGCAAAATTACATCGCGTCTCAGACTTTTGAGGATAgaaagatctaacatgttttcctaactggcaagactcacaatctaagacttgaatgtgtttgagacttggaaccatcatgTTCAACTTGG
Protein-coding sequences here:
- the LOC128197371 gene encoding uncharacterized protein LOC128197371, whose product is MASSSSTNTSIGGSSSDPSIYTNYVNVHLSIDKLDGTNYATWASDIKLWLKSQGYLDHLTQNVTTALIDDTSRWMKIDAQLCIVIKSTIHSSLKQMFRSYETCSEVWAQAKLLYTNDTQRLYGVCQDLLTVIGPRNPGPMAEYLGKIHALLHDFNDILPPASTPAEELEQRSKFFMLLALYGLSDDVSHVRDQILGSPVIPNFTSTCSALLRIPSKPVTETSPRTDDSSVMAAQREYRSRSRKPSKGRPKCDH